The genomic region AATCCAGACGAGCTGCTCGGGAGGCAGCCGGAGGTTGAGCGTGTGGAGGATCGCACCCATGGAGGGGATCGCGTAGTACGCCTCGACATGCTCGGCGTTGTTCCACATCAGCGTCGCGACCCGGTCGTCGTCCCGGACTCCGAGTTCGTCGCGCAGCGCGTGCGCCAGACGGGCCGCCCGGCCCCCGATCTCGGCGAACGAGCGCCGCTGCGGCTCACTCTCACCCGTCCAGGTGATCACCTGAGATGAACCGTGGATCGTCGACCCATGGGTCAGAATCCTTGAGATCAGCAGCGGTACGTCCTGCATCGTGCTCAGCACGGCGTCCTCCCGGGGGCGACATTGCCTACGCGGTAGTAAGGGCTGCGCTGATTCTGCTCACATACCGGTTGGTATGTCACTACTCAGGGGTGATCGATCACGTCACGACGGCATTGCTTGCCCTGCCATCGACTTTGTACCTCCCCGGCTCTGATCAGCGAACAGGACCCAGTTCCGGGTCCTCACGAAGCTTGCCCAGTGCACGCGACACGGCCGACTTGACCGTACCGATCGACACGCCCAGCACGTCCGCCGTCTGTGCTTCGCTCAGGTCCTCGTAGTACCGCAGGACGACCATCGCCCGCTGCCGCGCCGGCAACTTCATGATCGCGCGCCACATCGCGTCGTGCAGCGCCTGCTGCTCCGCCGGGTCACCGGCCGGCGGAGCCTCCGGCTCCGGCAGCTCGTCGCACGCGAACTCGTCGACTTTCCGCTTCCGCCACTGCGACGTCCGCGTGTTCAGCAAGGCGCGCCGCACATAGCCGTCGAGCGCCCGGTGGTCCTCGATCCGCTCCCACGCGACATACGTCTTCGTGAGCGCGGTCTGCAGCAGATCCTCCGCGTCGCTCGGGTTCGCGGTCAACGAACGAGCGGTACGCAGCAGCACTGGTTGGCGAGCCTTGACGTACGAGGAGAACGACGGGTACGCAAGAGTCCGCGTCGCCGCATTCGAAGCGCTGGTGCAGACGGTTGTGGTCATGGCTCCACGCTAGGAGCGCCCCCTACTCCTGCGGATCGGCCGGAGGTCCCGAAGCCGTGTCCGCCTCAGGTTGTAGGAGGGGGGCCGGCCCCACCTACTGAAGGTGGACGCCAGGCCCCGGCCCTCTGAGGGTTCACCCCTGAGAGACGGCTCCCCCGGCAGTAGCGCGGCCCCCGGAATGATGCGTGAGTAGTACAGCCGCACCCACGAGTAGTCCCCGAGGGTACGCCCGGACGCTCGCCGAGACTGGGGGAGGGCGCACCGGAGGCAGCGCGGACAGGAAGCGGCGCGAATCCGACACCGACCCTCGCCCCGTGAACGAGGCAGCCGACGCGTAGGGCGCCTGAACGCACGGTCCCGCTCCGGCGCCCGGCCCCGGCCCCGTTGCACGCAACGCGCTCATCCGTCCGCCCCGCATCAACCCCGATCGTCAGAGCCCAGGATCAGCCCCGATGTAGGGACCCCCGTCCCCGCGGTCACCAGCACCCTGCGGGCCTCTGGTATCTGGTTCACGGACGTGCCCCGGAGCTGTCGTACGCCTTCCGCCACGCCGTTCATCCCGTGCAGATAGGCCTCCCCGAGTTGCCCCCCGTGCGTGTTCAACGGCAGCCGCTCCTCGGCGACGAAGTCCGCGGCCTCACCCGGCTTGCAGAACCCGAACTCCTCCAACTGCGTCAGCACGAACGGTGTGAAGTGGTCGTACAAAATCCCCACGTCGATTCCGGCCGGCGTCAGCCCGGATGTGCGCCACAGTTGCCGCGCCACCATGCCCATCTCCGGCAGCCCCGTCAGGTCGTCCCGGTAGAAGCTGGTCATCTGCTCCTGGGCCCGCCCCGCGCCCTGGGCGGCCGCGGTGATCACAGCGGGCGGATGCGGCAGGTCGCGCGCCCGCTCCACCGAGGTGACGACCAGGGCCTGACCGCCGTCGGTCTCCTGACAGCAGTCCAGCAGCCGCAGCGGCTCGACGATCCACCGCGAGGCGGCATGGTCGGCGAGCGTGATCGGTCTGCCGTGGAAGTACGCCGCCGGGTTGGTCGCGGCATACTTCCGGTCGACGACCGCCACCTGCCCGAACACCTCGGGCGTCAGTCCGTACGTGTGCAGATAGCGCTGGGCCGCCATCGCGACCCAGGACGCGGGCGTGAGCAGTCCGAAGGGCAGCGACCAGCCGAGCGCGGTGCCCTCCGCCGACGGCTCACGCCGCTGCACTCCGGAACCGAATCTCCGTCCCGACCGCTCGTTGAACGCCCGGTAGCAGACCACCACTTCGGCCACCCCCGTGGCCACGGCGAGAGCCGCCTGCTGGACGGTCGCGCAAGCCGCGCCTCCCCCGTAGTGGACCCGCGAGAAGAAGGACAGCTCGCCCATGCCGACCGCCTGGGCAACCGTGATCTCTGGGCTGGTGTCCATCGTGAACGTCACCATCCCGTCCACGTCGGCCGGCGTGAGCCCCGCGTCGTCGAGCGCGGCCCGCACCGCCTCGACAGCCAGCCGCAGCTCGCTGCGCCCCGAATCCTTGGAGAACTCGGTGGCCCCAATCCCGACGATCGCCGCCCGCCCGCCGAGCGTGTCCCTCGTCCGCACACTCATGGCCGACTCCCCGTCCCGCGGACTGCGACGCCCGAAGCGCCCGCACTACCCACGGCTCCTTCAGCGCCCTCGGCTCCAGCGACCCCGTCTGCTCTGCCTGCCCTGTCTGCTCTGTCCGTCCCATCGCCTCCATCGGCCACCGGGACAGTGACCGTCACCGTCCCGGTGACATGCCTGCCGATCCCATTGGCCCCCACCACCCTGACCGTCACCGTGTCGCCGACCACCGCCTCCACCGTGCCGGTCAACACCATCGTGTCGCCGGGGTAGTTGGGCGCGCCCAGCCTGATCGCGACCCTTCGCAGCACGGATCCGGGTCCGAAGTGGTCCGTGATGTAGCGCCCGGCCAGCCCGTTGGTCGTCAGAATGTTCATGAAGATGTCCGGCGAGCCCTTCTGCCGGGCGAGCTCCGCGTCGTGGTGCACGTCCTGGTAGTCCCTCGACGCGATCGCCCCGGCGACGATGAGCGTGCGGGTGATCTCGATCTCCAGCGGCGGCAGCGCGTCCCCGACCCGCACCGGCCCGACGTCGGCGTTCATACCTCCCCCTCTCCGCGCACGATCAACTCCCCCAGCTCCTGGAGCACTTCGCTCCCGCACCCCAGGTACGCCTCCAGCTGTCGTCCCCACAGAAAGTGCCGGTGCACGGGATGGCCGAGGTCCGCCCCCATGCCGCCGTGCAGATGCTGTCCTGCATGGACCACGCGGTGCCCCGCCTCCGACGCCCACCAGGCCGCGGTCAGCGAGTGCGCAGCGCAGTCCAGCCCCTCGTCCCGCCGCCACGCCGCTTCGTAGACCGTGACCCGTATGGCCTCGGTGTCCATGTACGCGTCGGCCGCCCGGAGTTGGACCCCCTGCTTGGTCGCGAGCGGTCTCCCGAACTGCTCGCGCGTGTTCGTGTAGGCAACCGCCCGGGCCACCGAGCCCGCGCACACCCCGGCCTGCAGCCCCGCGAAGGCGGTACGCGCGGTGGCCAGTACGTCGTCGTACGCCCTTTCACCCTCGACGTCCGCTTCCGGGCCGCCCAGCCGCTCGCCCGGCGTCGAATCCAGGGTCAACCGTCCCGCCGACCAGGGCGCTGTCAGCTCGACCGGGTCGCACCGCGCGTCGACGGTTCGTACGAGCCACAGGCGGTGCTCGTCATCGGCGACGAGGACATGTGTGGCATCGCGGAGCCACGGCACCACGGGAACCACGCCGCTCAACTCCCCAGGGCCGCCCGCCCGTACGGCATCCTCGGACAGGGCGCCGGTCACGACCACCGTTCCGTCTCCGATGCCGGGCAGCAGCCGCTCCCGCTGGTCCGCCGAACCATGGGCCGACACCGCCAGCAGCCCGTACACGCAACTCGCCGCGAACGGCACCTGGGCCGTAGTCCGCCCCTGTTCCTCCAGCAGGAGCACCAGCCCGAGGAGCCCTATGTCCTCGACGGCCGCCGGCAACCCGGCCTCGCACAACGCCTTCCACAGCTCGGCATCGCTGCCGGTGCCGGCAGCAGTCAGCCGCTCGTGCGTGGACAGGTCGCCGAAGATCCGCGCGGCGAGATCGCGGGCCGCCGTCTGCTCCTCCGTAGGCGTGAAGTCCATGTCAGACCCCGCTCCCTTCGACGGCCCGGAAGACCGGCAGCTCCAACTCCTCGTCCACCGGCTGGAATTCCAGCCGTACCGGCATCCCGATCCGGACCCGGTCGTGCGGCACTCCCACCACGTT from Streptomyces sp. NBC_00878 harbors:
- a CDS encoding SigE family RNA polymerase sigma factor, which translates into the protein MTTTVCTSASNAATRTLAYPSFSSYVKARQPVLLRTARSLTANPSDAEDLLQTALTKTYVAWERIEDHRALDGYVRRALLNTRTSQWRKRKVDEFACDELPEPEAPPAGDPAEQQALHDAMWRAIMKLPARQRAMVVLRYYEDLSEAQTADVLGVSIGTVKSAVSRALGKLREDPELGPVR
- a CDS encoding lipid-transfer protein, with the translated sequence MSVRTRDTLGGRAAIVGIGATEFSKDSGRSELRLAVEAVRAALDDAGLTPADVDGMVTFTMDTSPEITVAQAVGMGELSFFSRVHYGGGAACATVQQAALAVATGVAEVVVCYRAFNERSGRRFGSGVQRREPSAEGTALGWSLPFGLLTPASWVAMAAQRYLHTYGLTPEVFGQVAVVDRKYAATNPAAYFHGRPITLADHAASRWIVEPLRLLDCCQETDGGQALVVTSVERARDLPHPPAVITAAAQGAGRAQEQMTSFYRDDLTGLPEMGMVARQLWRTSGLTPAGIDVGILYDHFTPFVLTQLEEFGFCKPGEAADFVAEERLPLNTHGGQLGEAYLHGMNGVAEGVRQLRGTSVNQIPEARRVLVTAGTGVPTSGLILGSDDRG
- a CDS encoding acyl-CoA dehydrogenase family protein encodes the protein MDFTPTEEQTAARDLAARIFGDLSTHERLTAAGTGSDAELWKALCEAGLPAAVEDIGLLGLVLLLEEQGRTTAQVPFAASCVYGLLAVSAHGSADQRERLLPGIGDGTVVVTGALSEDAVRAGGPGELSGVVPVVPWLRDATHVLVADDEHRLWLVRTVDARCDPVELTAPWSAGRLTLDSTPGERLGGPEADVEGERAYDDVLATARTAFAGLQAGVCAGSVARAVAYTNTREQFGRPLATKQGVQLRAADAYMDTEAIRVTVYEAAWRRDEGLDCAAHSLTAAWWASEAGHRVVHAGQHLHGGMGADLGHPVHRHFLWGRQLEAYLGCGSEVLQELGELIVRGEGEV